GGTTTTTCTGCGCTTCTCGTAATTTCAAATACTTATAAAAGGCAGTATGTCCATTATAAGCTGAAATAATAAAACCCTCTACTCCTTGCTTTAGCCCTTTTTTTAAAAAGTAACTTTTGAAAAAAGCAAAAGAGCCATGAAAAATAGCTTTGGCTAAGGAGACTGGTTTAGAATCTTTTTTCTGAGTAGCAAAAAGATCTGAGTATACTTGCATTTTTTTTAGAAAGTCATGGATATTTCGATAAGGTGTATGAAAAAGGGGATAAAAGAGAGGATGGATTTGCATCCCTTGAGAAGAGACTTTTTCATGAATCATAGAATCGGTAAACTGGGTTTTTTTTCTGTGGTATAAGCGAATAATCGGATCTGGATACCAGCCGCCACAGCTTTTAATCCACTTACCATTAAAGAAATTATGTCGATCTATTTGATAGATAAAGTTGGAATCTAAAGAGATGTTTAGAAT
This is a stretch of genomic DNA from Candidatus Rhabdochlamydia oedothoracis. It encodes these proteins:
- a CDS encoding glycosyltransferase family 2 protein, with amino-acid sequence MITVIILTKNSQETLEDTLFSVRGFPEILVYDTGSTDTTLDIAKQFPNVKIIQSEFIGFGPTRNKAAKSATHDWILALDSDEVLSSKLSQEILNISLDSNFIYQIDRHNFFNGKWIKSCGGWYPDPIIRLYHRKKTQFTDSMIHEKVSSQGMQIHPLFYPLFHTPYRNIHDFLKKMQVYSDLFATQKKDSKPVSLAKAIFHGSFAFFKSYFLKKGLKQGVEGFIISAYNGHTAFYKYLKLREAQKNQDIL